A window from Acidovorax sp. T1 encodes these proteins:
- a CDS encoding LemA family protein, whose product MRLILTTLLAALALSLSGCGYNDFQRLDEQTKSAWSEVLNQYQRRADLIPNIVATVKGETNFEQETLTRVVEARAKATSIQATPELVNNPEAFQKFQAVQGELSGALSRLLVVSENYPQLKANQAFQELRAQLEGTENRITVARGRYVKVVQDYNVLTRSFPTNITAKVFSYDVKPNFSVADEKAMATPPQVDFGASAPAARP is encoded by the coding sequence ATGAGACTTATCCTGACGACCCTGCTCGCAGCGCTTGCCCTGTCGCTGAGCGGATGCGGCTACAACGACTTCCAGCGGTTGGACGAACAGACCAAGTCTGCCTGGTCCGAGGTGCTGAACCAGTACCAGCGACGCGCAGATCTGATACCGAACATCGTCGCGACGGTGAAAGGAGAGACCAACTTCGAACAAGAGACGCTGACCCGGGTCGTCGAAGCGCGCGCCAAGGCCACCTCGATTCAGGCTACTCCGGAACTCGTCAACAACCCCGAGGCGTTCCAGAAGTTCCAGGCGGTGCAGGGCGAGCTGTCCGGCGCGCTGAGCAGGCTGCTGGTCGTGAGCGAGAACTACCCGCAGCTCAAAGCCAACCAGGCCTTCCAGGAACTGCGCGCGCAGCTTGAAGGCACCGAGAACCGCATCACCGTGGCCCGCGGGCGCTATGTGAAGGTGGTGCAGGACTACAACGTCCTCACGCGCAGCTTCCCGACCAACATCACGGCCAAGGTGTTCAGCTACGACGTCAAGCCGAACTTCTCCGTCGCCGACGAGAAGGCGATGGCCACGCCGCCCCAGGTCGACTTCGGCGCCTCGGCACCGGCGGCGCGCCCCTGA
- a CDS encoding TPM domain-containing protein translates to MNIQRLLRHLATTGGAVRRAFPPRTLDAIEQAIRAGESQHGGQLRFVVEGALDGSPLWRDQSPRERALDLFARMGVWDTAHNSGVLIYVLLADRAVEVVADRGIHACCGADMWSGVCQRMEAQFAQGHFEAGSMEGIAAVSHLLMQHFPRDAGDGNELPDRPVLF, encoded by the coding sequence ATGAACATTCAACGACTTCTTCGCCACCTCGCCACCACCGGCGGCGCGGTACGCCGCGCCTTCCCGCCGCGCACTCTGGACGCCATCGAGCAAGCCATCCGTGCGGGAGAGTCCCAGCATGGCGGCCAGTTGCGCTTTGTGGTCGAGGGCGCGCTGGATGGATCGCCGCTGTGGCGAGACCAGTCGCCGCGCGAGCGAGCGCTGGATCTGTTTGCCCGTATGGGCGTATGGGACACGGCGCATAACAGCGGCGTGCTCATCTACGTGCTGCTGGCCGATCGGGCGGTGGAGGTCGTGGCCGATCGCGGCATCCATGCCTGTTGCGGTGCCGACATGTGGTCAGGTGTGTGCCAGCGCATGGAAGCCCAGTTCGCGCAGGGGCACTTCGAGGCCGGTTCCATGGAAGGCATCGCCGCCGTCAGCCATCTGTTGATGCAGCACTTTCCGCGCGACGCGGGCGACGGAAACGAGTTGCCCGATCGGCCAGTTCTTTTTTGA
- a CDS encoding heavy metal translocating P-type ATPase gives MKSINVEVGGLISSLSAEGVRRKLLQLPGVHHADVNYVAGSATVHLDERQLSVEDLRRRIVECGYHCSGEQTPKHVCDPATGSTAGQRHDGHADHAVSAKQEDHAVHSGHAHAVGATATMAASPASHAGHQGHAGEPVMDDMMHDMGHGSGSMQDMARDMRNRFFVSLIFSIPVFLYSPMGKMFGDFQTPFGLDNKLFLFIFASAAILYPGWPFCIAAWRALRNGVANMATLVVLSVGVGYLFSVGATFFYEGEVFYEAASVLLVFILLGHWLEMRARAGASDAIRALMDLAPPMATVVRNGVETKVPTAEVVAGELVVIKPGDKIPVDGEIVEGASQVDESMLTGESMPVKKVVGSTVVGASINKSGSFRYKATKVGADTALAQIVKLVQEAQNSKAPGQLLADQASQWLVLAAIVIGLLTFSVWYWVMGQTLLFALTLTITVFVIACPDALGLATPMAIMVGTGLGAMNGILFKNAAALENATKLTVVVFDKTGTLTLGQPDVVEIVAAPGVEEARLLATAAAVEKFSEHPLALAVLKRAGDMPTEVTENFTNIDGQGARATIGGERVLLGNRLLMQSEQVDLTVLASEATRLQGGGRTVVYVARGGRLIGLIAIADAVRPTSRETISKLQARGVKVAMLTGDNQATAERIGKELGIDIVLADVLPGQKASKIKELQQQGHKVGMVGDGINDAPALTQADVGFAIGAGTDVAMESAQVVLMKSDPYDVVGAIELSRATLRKMHQNLWWAVGYNVVAFPLAAGVLYPFTLSPEVAALSMSGSSAIVAINALMLKRTRLPGIKRVTSRTSAQAVA, from the coding sequence ATGAAGTCAATCAACGTTGAAGTCGGAGGGCTCATATCGAGCCTGAGCGCGGAGGGAGTACGTCGCAAGTTGCTGCAGCTTCCCGGCGTCCATCACGCGGATGTCAACTACGTTGCGGGAAGCGCAACGGTCCATCTCGACGAACGGCAGCTCAGTGTCGAGGATCTGCGCCGCCGGATCGTGGAGTGCGGCTATCACTGCAGTGGCGAGCAGACGCCTAAGCATGTGTGCGATCCCGCCACGGGCAGTACGGCGGGCCAGCGCCATGACGGACACGCCGATCACGCCGTGTCTGCGAAGCAGGAGGATCACGCGGTGCATTCGGGGCATGCCCATGCAGTCGGAGCGACTGCGACGATGGCCGCCTCGCCGGCCTCCCATGCCGGGCACCAGGGCCACGCAGGCGAGCCCGTCATGGACGACATGATGCACGACATGGGGCACGGGTCTGGGTCGATGCAGGACATGGCCCGGGACATGCGCAATCGGTTCTTCGTGTCCCTGATCTTTTCGATTCCGGTGTTTCTCTATTCGCCGATGGGGAAGATGTTCGGCGACTTCCAGACACCGTTCGGGCTGGACAACAAGCTCTTTCTTTTCATCTTCGCGAGCGCGGCGATCCTCTATCCCGGCTGGCCTTTCTGCATCGCTGCGTGGCGCGCTTTGCGCAACGGTGTCGCCAACATGGCCACGCTGGTCGTGCTGTCGGTGGGCGTGGGATACCTGTTCAGCGTCGGAGCGACCTTCTTCTACGAGGGTGAGGTGTTCTATGAAGCGGCGTCAGTGCTGCTGGTTTTCATCCTGCTGGGCCACTGGTTAGAGATGCGCGCCCGCGCGGGTGCGTCCGACGCGATTCGCGCGCTGATGGATCTCGCGCCACCGATGGCCACCGTCGTGCGCAACGGTGTCGAGACCAAGGTGCCAACCGCCGAGGTCGTGGCCGGTGAACTGGTGGTGATCAAGCCCGGCGACAAGATCCCGGTGGATGGCGAGATCGTCGAAGGAGCCTCGCAGGTCGACGAGTCGATGCTGACCGGCGAGTCGATGCCGGTCAAGAAGGTGGTAGGCAGCACCGTCGTTGGCGCCAGCATCAACAAGAGCGGGAGCTTCCGCTACAAGGCCACGAAGGTCGGTGCGGACACGGCATTGGCCCAGATCGTCAAGCTGGTCCAGGAGGCCCAGAACTCGAAGGCACCCGGCCAGCTGCTGGCCGACCAGGCGTCGCAGTGGCTGGTGCTGGCGGCGATCGTGATTGGCTTGTTGACCTTCAGCGTCTGGTACTGGGTGATGGGCCAGACGCTGCTATTCGCACTCACCTTGACCATCACGGTATTCGTGATCGCATGCCCTGATGCGCTGGGCCTGGCCACGCCGATGGCCATCATGGTCGGGACCGGCCTGGGTGCGATGAACGGCATCCTCTTCAAGAACGCGGCCGCGCTGGAGAACGCTACCAAGCTGACAGTGGTGGTGTTCGACAAAACCGGCACCTTGACACTCGGGCAGCCCGATGTCGTCGAGATCGTGGCCGCGCCCGGTGTCGAAGAGGCGCGGCTTCTGGCGACGGCCGCCGCGGTGGAGAAGTTCTCCGAGCACCCCCTTGCACTCGCAGTGCTCAAGCGTGCGGGGGACATGCCGACGGAGGTCACCGAGAACTTCACCAACATCGATGGGCAAGGTGCACGGGCCACCATCGGGGGCGAGAGGGTGCTGCTCGGGAACCGGCTGCTGATGCAGTCGGAGCAGGTAGACCTGACCGTCCTCGCCAGCGAGGCAACGCGGCTGCAAGGCGGCGGGCGCACGGTGGTCTATGTCGCGCGCGGCGGCCGGCTGATCGGCCTCATCGCAATCGCGGACGCCGTCCGGCCGACCTCGCGCGAGACGATCTCCAAGCTGCAGGCGCGGGGCGTGAAGGTCGCGATGCTGACCGGCGACAACCAGGCGACCGCCGAGCGCATCGGCAAGGAACTGGGCATCGACATCGTCCTTGCGGACGTGCTGCCCGGCCAGAAGGCATCCAAGATCAAGGAGTTGCAGCAGCAGGGCCACAAGGTGGGCATGGTCGGCGACGGCATCAACGACGCTCCAGCGCTGACCCAGGCCGACGTCGGTTTTGCGATCGGCGCCGGGACGGATGTCGCCATGGAAAGCGCCCAGGTGGTGTTGATGAAAAGCGACCCGTACGACGTCGTCGGGGCCATCGAGCTCTCTCGCGCAACGCTGCGCAAGATGCACCAGAACCTATGGTGGGCCGTGGGCTACAACGTGGTCGCCTTCCCGCTTGCGGCTGGGGTGTTGTACCCCTTCACGCTGTCGCCGGAGGTTGCCGCGTTGTCGATGTCCGGCAGTTCTGCGATAGTGGCCATCAATGCACTAATGCTCAAACGCACGCGCTTACCGGGCATCAAGCGCGTCACGTCGCGCACCTCCGCTCAAGCGGTCGCGTGA
- a CDS encoding TPM domain-containing protein encodes MSTLRTAVPYPAAHLRLARMLAWLLLSLFLVVASAQELVAIPPLQARVTDLTGTLAADRIASLDAQLRAFEERKGVQIAVLMVGSTRPEPVEQYAMRVVEQWKLGRRKVDDGALLLVAKEDRAVRIEVGYGIEGALSDLVARRIIDEVITPRFRQGDFDGGIAAGAEQIMRVVDGEALPAADPRRQGRTNDIGQAWPFLFIVALMLGGLLRNALGRVPGAVVTAGVLGAAAWLVVGTLAVAALAGLAGFFVTLLGIGMGGHGGMHGHHRGGGWPGGGFGGGGGGFRGGGGGFGGGGASGRW; translated from the coding sequence ATGAGCACGCTGAGAACAGCGGTGCCGTACCCGGCCGCCCACCTGCGCCTGGCCCGCATGTTGGCCTGGCTGTTGCTGAGCCTGTTCCTGGTGGTCGCGTCCGCGCAGGAACTGGTAGCTATTCCGCCGCTGCAGGCGCGTGTCACCGACCTCACGGGGACGCTCGCCGCCGATCGGATCGCCTCGCTGGATGCGCAGCTTCGTGCCTTCGAGGAACGCAAGGGCGTGCAGATCGCGGTGCTGATGGTCGGCTCTACGCGGCCAGAACCGGTCGAGCAGTACGCCATGCGGGTGGTCGAACAGTGGAAGCTCGGCCGCCGCAAGGTGGACGATGGCGCACTGCTGCTGGTTGCCAAGGAAGATCGTGCCGTGCGCATCGAGGTTGGCTACGGCATCGAGGGCGCGCTGAGCGATTTGGTGGCGCGGCGCATCATCGACGAAGTAATCACGCCGCGCTTTCGCCAGGGCGATTTCGACGGTGGCATCGCGGCAGGCGCCGAACAGATCATGCGCGTCGTCGACGGCGAAGCCCTGCCTGCGGCGGATCCACGGCGGCAAGGCCGGACCAACGACATCGGCCAGGCCTGGCCCTTCCTGTTCATCGTGGCTTTGATGCTGGGCGGATTGCTGCGCAACGCGCTCGGTCGGGTCCCTGGCGCCGTGGTCACAGCCGGGGTATTGGGTGCTGCGGCGTGGCTGGTGGTGGGCACCCTCGCGGTAGCCGCGCTGGCCGGATTGGCGGGATTCTTCGTCACGCTGCTAGGCATCGGCATGGGCGGCCACGGCGGCATGCATGGGCACCATCGGGGTGGTGGGTGGCCTGGTGGCGGATTCGGCGGCGGCGGAGGAGGATTCCGCGGCGGTGGCGGTGGCTTTGGTGGCGGTGGCGCCTCAGGACGGTGGTGA
- a CDS encoding MFS transporter — translation MVESRPMRSPPSKARLARQDDLGVVQLGWLAAAVFVVSAGYGALMPLIPDWLRPLMGDADPAVLARHVGYLSGIYTAGILVGAPLWGVLADRLGRARVLLVGLVGYVASLLPLLRPESVGVVGIYALRGAAGFFVAAVVPVVPALVAQYTPQAIRAKRFAWLGAMSLLGFLFGPGLNAVADRLAGLGVFAALVQGSSTKLVIGLSAALGALMMLGLAATLPAPSSTLDAGPSDDDGPPESRSFTLWLLNGVVMFVLAGFELGIVLQGQRHPELTSREVSWMFAACSLVMLGVNAVLFFTGLLERADPRRMLAAGMVLGIAGLAVLARHGSETWMYVGVSFTAAGTGIVLPTVAYLAAGSARRRLGTAMGGLAAAAGFGQTLGSAVAGWLFGTVMQSSFAWLSIPLVATLAFLLIPRQWWPANPALLTASPSSTSPTSTETEP, via the coding sequence ATGGTCGAGAGCCGCCCGATGAGATCGCCGCCGTCCAAAGCCAGGCTGGCCCGTCAGGACGATCTGGGCGTCGTTCAGCTGGGCTGGCTAGCGGCGGCCGTGTTCGTTGTCTCGGCCGGGTACGGCGCGTTGATGCCCTTGATTCCCGACTGGCTGCGCCCTCTGATGGGTGACGCCGACCCAGCGGTGCTCGCGCGCCATGTCGGCTACCTCAGCGGCATCTACACGGCCGGGATACTTGTGGGGGCGCCACTGTGGGGCGTGCTGGCGGACAGGCTGGGACGCGCCCGCGTGCTGTTGGTCGGGCTGGTCGGCTATGTGGCGAGCCTGCTTCCGCTGCTGCGCCCCGAATCTGTGGGCGTGGTCGGCATCTATGCGCTGCGCGGCGCTGCGGGCTTCTTTGTCGCCGCAGTCGTGCCCGTGGTGCCGGCGCTCGTCGCGCAGTACACGCCGCAGGCGATACGCGCCAAGCGCTTCGCATGGTTGGGCGCGATGTCGCTGCTCGGGTTCCTGTTCGGACCCGGCCTCAACGCCGTCGCGGATCGCCTTGCCGGCTTGGGCGTCTTCGCCGCCCTCGTGCAGGGGTCATCGACCAAGCTCGTGATCGGACTCTCGGCCGCGCTGGGTGCGTTGATGATGCTGGGCCTGGCCGCCACGCTTCCCGCGCCGTCCAGCACTCTGGATGCGGGCCCGAGCGATGACGACGGCCCGCCCGAGAGCCGGTCCTTCACGCTCTGGCTGCTCAATGGCGTGGTCATGTTCGTGCTCGCCGGCTTTGAACTCGGCATCGTGCTGCAGGGCCAGCGTCATCCCGAACTCACGTCGCGCGAGGTGTCGTGGATGTTCGCCGCATGCAGCCTGGTGATGTTGGGCGTCAACGCGGTCCTGTTTTTCACCGGCTTGCTTGAGCGCGCTGATCCCCGTCGCATGTTGGCTGCCGGCATGGTCCTGGGTATCGCGGGACTCGCGGTGCTGGCTCGCCATGGCAGCGAGACCTGGATGTACGTTGGCGTCAGTTTCACAGCGGCGGGCACCGGTATCGTGCTGCCGACCGTTGCCTACCTCGCCGCAGGCTCCGCACGTCGGCGGCTCGGAACCGCGATGGGCGGCCTAGCGGCAGCAGCCGGCTTCGGGCAGACGCTTGGATCGGCAGTCGCCGGCTGGCTGTTCGGCACCGTCATGCAGAGCAGCTTCGCATGGCTCTCCATCCCGCTCGTGGCCACCCTCGCATTCTTGCTGATTCCCCGGCAGTGGTGGCCAGCGAACCCGGCCCTGCTGACAGCTTCACCTTCCTCCACTTCACCCACCTCCACGGAGACCGAACCATGA